A genomic segment from Sciurus carolinensis chromosome 1, mSciCar1.2, whole genome shotgun sequence encodes:
- the Lce6a gene encoding LOW QUALITY PROTEIN: late cornified envelope protein 6A (The sequence of the model RefSeq protein was modified relative to this genomic sequence to represent the inferred CDS: substituted 1 base at 1 genomic stop codon) has product MSQEKQQSWEPPNAPKCSPTPCPTPCPGPSSAPCGASCSGVCPSRSQRPGTQSPARSRRARRKPHCLSGGRTYPCKEEECXEFILLQRSLQSSRRNGHSRLKRED; this is encoded by the exons ATGTCACAGGAGAAGCAGCAATCTTGGGAGCCACCAAATGCTCCTAAGTGCTCCCCTACCCCATGCCCAACCCCCTGCCCGggtccctcctctgctccttgTGGAGCTTCCTGTTCAGGAGTTTGTCCTTCCCGTTCCCAAAGGCCTGGAACTCAGAGCCCAGCCCGCTCTAGGAGGGCTCGCCGAAAGCCTCACTGCCTCAGTGGTGGCAGGACCTACCCCTGCAAAGAGGAGGAGTGCTGAG AGTTCATCCTGCTCCAGAGAAGCTTGCAGTCCAGTAGAAGAAATGGGCACTCCAGATTGAAACGAGAGGATtaa